The Streptomyces sp. BA2 genome includes the window CGCGGAGAAGGCGCGGGCTCAGGTGCAGCGCAAGAAGACCGAGCTGGTCGACCAGGCCGACCAGTACGACGCACGCCCAACTGGCATGCCCGCCTCCCTCCCCGATGCCGCCCGCGACCTGGGCGAGCTGGACACCCGGCTCTCACGCACCAGCGTGGAAGTAGAGGTCCAGGCCATCACAGCGCTGACGGTGTGGGGGCCGACGGCTCAGCTGTGTGACGCGCGGGCCCGCGCCCTGGAAAAGCTGCTGGCGGGCGCGGACTACCGGGCGGTGCGCCCGGCCGGGATGCAGGCGGATCTGTTCACCTTGGGGCTGCCCGGCGCCGTACGGGCACACCGGCTGAAAGAGTTCACCCAGCACCAGGTCAGCGAGGACTGGGCCCTCTCGGGGGCGTTCACCCACTGCGAGGTCGGCGACCCGACCGGGATGCTGCTCGGCCTGGATCTGGACTGCGGCACCACCCGCCCCGTCCTGATCAATATCGCTGACGTCCCCAAGCAGGACGCTTCGGCCTCCCTGGGCGTAGTTGGTGACCTGGGCGCCGGAAAGAGCGTCATGCTCAAGCTGATCAGCCTGTCCGTCGTCGACCGCGGTGGCCGCGCCATCTGCATCGACCGCACCCCCGTCCGCGAATGGGCTTCCTTCGCCGAGGCCGCCGCGCCAGGCCGCTGCCAGATCATCGACGCCGCCCGGGCCGCGCTGTCCATCGACCCGCTGCGCCTGTTCCCCGGCGCCGAGGGCCGCCACTACGCGCTGAGCTACCTCACCCTGCAGCTGGGCATCGGGCCCATGACCACCTCCGGCGAGGTCCTGCACCACGCCATCGAGCAGGCCGGCGCCCTGCCCGAGCCGTCGATGAGCGGTGTCATCGACGTCTTGCGCCAGATGGCCGCCGCCGAGGGCGGCAAGCGGCAGGATGCCGCGGCCACCCTGGCCGGGCTGCTGCGCCTGGTCGAGCAGAACCCCCTGGCCGCGATGGTGTTCGACCCCTGCCTGCCGCCGGTGAGCCTGGATGGCACCGGCGCCTCCGACTTCATCGTCATCACCACCACCGGCCTCAAACTGCCGCCCAAGCAGGCCTTCGAGCACGCCGAAATCCTGCACCAGCAGCCCCTGGAAGCCTTGATCGGACGGGCGGTGCTCTACCTGATCGCGGCCATAGCCCGCCAGGCCGCCTTCTCGATGCCCGAGCGGTTCTGCGCGGTCGCGCTGGACGAGCTGTACTGGCTGACCTCCTCCGCCGAGGGCACCGCCCTGGTCCACGAGATCCTCCACGACGGCCGCAAACACGGCGCCGGACTCATCGCCGGCGCCCACGACGCCAAGGAACTCGGGCCCGATCGCGGACTGATGGCCTACCGGGCCCTGGCACGGACCACCGAACGCGAACGCGCCCGCCGCGGCCTGGACTTCATCGGCCTCGACTCGACTGACAGCGAACTGGTGCGGATGGTCACCTCGGGCCTGTCCCCCGTGGGCCACAAGGACCGCGCCGGTGAGGTTCTGCTGACAGGGCCCCGGCAGAACACCGGCCGCATCAAGGTCACCATCCCCGCCGTGGCGCGCATCAGCTCGCACATCACCACCACCCCCGGCCGGCGCCCAACCACCCCTACGCCCGGTCGGCCGGACCTGACCAAGGACGCCCCGGCCAAAGGCCCGCAGCCGGCCGCCGCACGCGAGGAGGCCCTGTGACGCCGATGACCCGCCCGAACCGGCCGCGCACCCAACGGCGCACGGCGATGCGGCACGCCGCCAGCGCCCTGACACTGGCCTGCCTGCTGCTGGCCGTGCTGAGCGCCGTCAATCCGACCGCAGGCTTCAGCCCCACCGATACAGCCCGCTCGGCCGGTGACAGCCGCAAGGATGCCTGCGCGCTGATCGTCGGCCCGGCCAAGGCGTACTGCCTGCGCACCACCACCCCGCCGACGGCCACGCCCCCGCCCCCGCCGTCGCGGGAGACGAACGTCTGGGTGCTGGTGCCGCCCGCCGTCGGCCTGCTCACCCTGGCACTCCTGCGGCGTCGTGCGGGAAGGTGCTGAACTCCCGTGAACCTCTGGCGCTTTACGCACGGCCGGCTGCGCACCCTGACCCACGCCTTGGGGCTGGCCGTGGTGTTCCTCATCGTCAACGCGCACGTCGCCTACGCGGCCGACGGCGGCGGAGACATGATGGGCCCGCTGAACGTGGACAGCTCCGAAGGCGTGCCGATCAATGGCTACGAACTGTCGGCCCAGGGCGGCTCCATCTTCTCGGTGCGCACCAACGCCTATGCGTTCATCATGAACGGCCTGTTCACACTGCTGCGTCTGGTGGTGGGCCTGTCGTGCTGGGCCATCGAGTTCGCGCTGCGCTTCCCGCTGATCAAGATGCTGGCCGATCCGGCGCAAAAGCTCTCCGACACCTACAACGACATCGTCGTCGACACCCTGGGCCTCAAGGGGCTGTTGCTGAGTTGGGCCTTCATCTTCGGCGGCATCCTGCTCGTGCGCGGGAAGGCCGGCAAAGGCCTCGGGGAAATCGTCCTCACTCTGGTCATCGCCGCCTTTGCGGCCTCCGCGTTCGTACGCCCCGACTACCTCCTGGGGCAGGACGGGCCGCTGGCCCAGAGCGAGCGATCCGCCTCGGAGGTCGCTCGGATGACCGTGGACTCCTACGACTGGGGCGGCAAAATCGCCAGCGGGGAAGCGGGCCCCTGCGGCGCAGGCCTGTCAGGTCCGGCGCTGGAGAAGTGCTACCAGCAGGAGAACAAGAAGGCGCACTCCGCGGCGGTGGCCAAGCCCATTCAGGACGCGCTGACCAACGTGACGGTCGTCAAGGGCTACATGCTCGTGCAGTACGGGCGGATCCTCGACCCGGCCAAGGCCTCGGACCGCAAGGCCTACGCCCTGCACCTCAAGTGGGTCTCCGGCGGCTACAAGCCCACCTCCGCAGCAAGCGAGGCAGCTCGTCAGCGGGCCGAAGACGCATGCGACAAGATCAAAGGCCCCGCTCACAAGTACTGCGTGAAGGGGCGATTGAAAAACCCCGGCCTCGATGAGCCGCCGCTGAAGCCGATCCCCCTCACGCCCGGCGAGGCACTGCTGGACACCGCCACCCCGGTCCTGGACTCCCAAGACCAGCAGTTCGCCGCGTTCCTCAAGGAGCTGGAGAAGGCCGGGCCGGTGGGCAAGGCGGCGGCCGAGTACGCCAAGGAACCCACCGGTTGGCGCACCGCAGGTGTGCTGATGCTGTTCGTGGCCGCGCTGCTGATCTCCGCGATCCCGCTGTCTGCGGCGTTCGTGCTGCTGGGCATGCAGGCCGCGGACGCCGGCGCGGCCGCCGTCGGCTCGGTGATGCTGGTGTGGGCAATGCTGCCGGGCCCCTCCCGCCAGGCCGTGTGGAAGTGGCTGGCGCTGCTGGGCATTTCGGTGGCCGGCATGTTCGCGATCTGCACGTTCCTTCCCTCCTACGCCATCGGGATCGATGTGGTCCTCACCGATGGCCCCGACGTCCCGGCCGAACGGCTTTTGGCGCTGGTCGCGCTGGCGTTGGCCGGTCTCGCCTTCCACCGCAGGCTGCTGGCCGGGATCTCCTCGGCCGGGCAGCGGATGGCGGTGCGGATGCGCTACGCGAAGATCGGCGGCACGCACCTGCCCGGCGACACCTCCGAGATCGGCGCCGCGCTGGCCGTCCACGGCAACGCCGGCATGGGGATGGGTGGCGGGTTCGGCCTGCGCGCGATGGCAGGCGGATATGGCCGGCTCGGTACCCGTCAGCGCATCATGCGTTCGCTGGCCGCGATGGCCGACGGCACCGGCATGCCGGTGGACACCGGACGACTGCTGTCCGATGCAGGGGCCGAGGCCTCGCGCGGCCTGGCACCCTTCGCGCTGGCCGCCACCGGCGCCGGCCTCGGCGCCCGCGGCGCGTGGGGGCTGCTGGTCGGCAAGCGACCGGGCGACAAGGCCCTGGAACGGATGCGCAAACCCACCGCCGAGGGCGATGCCCCGGGCAGCGGACCGCACGCGGACGGCGCCGACGGCGGGCCGGCAGGGCCCGGCGGGTCGCGCGGCCCGCGCCGCGACGGCCCCCCCGACCGCTACCGCAACCGGGACGGCCAGATCGTCGACCGGAAAACGGGAGAGGTCCTGCATGACCAGAACAGCGACCGCACCCTGCTCTCCACACGGGCCCACAACCGCGCCGTCAGGCTGCGCGGCTACCGCATCCTGCACCGCGGCGGCCGCATCGCCTACGGCGCCACCCTCGGCCTGCCCACCACCACCCGGCGAGCCCGCCAGGGCGCCTCCGAACACACCCAAGACGCCAAGAAACAGGTCGCGGTGTGGCGCAACACAGTCCGCTCGGACATACGTTTCAAAAAATACCGCGACGAGCCGGACGCCCCCGTCGGCGGTGGACCCGGCGGCGGAGGACCCGGCGGCGGGAGCTCCTCCTCCGGCCGCGTGCTGCGGCCCGCATCCGGCGGTTCCCCCCGCGCGGCCACGCCCCCGCGCTCCACGGCTCGTGCCAGCTCCGCCCCCGATTCCACAACCGGGCGGAGCCGCGGGGATGCCCCGCCGCCCGACAGCGGACCGGGGCCGGCCAGCGGCTTCGCGCCCACCTCGGGCCGGGCCCCCGAGCGCCACGCCAGCGACCTCAACCTGGGACCGGGCGGGCCCATGCGCTACCAGCTGAGCAGCAGGAAACCCGCCTCGCCGCCACCCACGCCACGGCCGGCGGAGCCCGGTTCTGACCCATCCACACAGTGGAGGCCGCGGATCGACCCGGCCCAGATGCGCCGCAGTGCACCGTCCGATCCGGCCGAGCTGCGCCGCCGCCTCACCGAACAGCGCCGGGCGAGCCCTGAAGAACTGCGCCGCCGCTTCGCCGAAGAACGCCGTGCGCGTGAAGAAGAGCTGCGCCGCAACCGAGCCAACCCCGACGCGGGCGGGGAGGACGGATGAGTCCGCCTCGAGTCCGGCCGCAGCCACGACGGCGGATGAAATGGGGCTGCCTGCTGACCGTGCTGCTGGCCGCCGCCAGCTGCGCCGCCCCCTTCGCCAGCGTGCTCTCTGCCTCCGCGCAACTGGCCAACCAGGAAGAGGAGACTGACATCGGATTCGTCGAGGGCGGCAGCGCCGCCGACATCCCGCCCACCATGCTCGCCGCGTACAAGAAGGCGTCCCAGCTGATCGGCCGTCACGTGCCCAAGTGCAGGGGCATGTCGTGGCCGATCCTGGCGGGCATCGCGAAGGTGGAGTCCCATCATGCTGCCGGGCGCACGATCGCCAAGAACGGCGACATCCACCAACCGCGGATCCTGGGCGTGCTCCTCAACGGCTCCGGCCAAGGCGGCAACACCACCACCTTCCCCGACACCGACGGCGGGAAGTGGGACGGCACCGCGACCGGCGAGCGGGCCGTGGGGCCCTTTCAATTCCTGCCCTCCACCTGGGAATCCAACGGCCGCGACGCCAACAGCGACAAGGAACGCGACCCGCACAACGCCTTCGATGCCGCCCTGGGCGCGGCCGTCTACCTGTGCGGCAACGGCCGCGACCTGTCCAAGACCAGCCAGCTCAAGGCGGCGATCTTTCAGTACAACCGCTCCCAGGAGTACGTGGCCAACGTCAGCAACTGGATCAAGCAGTACCGGGCCGCCGCGAGCGGGACAGCCAAAGGCGTGGACCTGGGAGGAGTCTCAGGCAAGGCAAAGAAGGTTCTGCAAGCGGCCCTGGCCCAGCGCGGGACGCCCTACTCGTGGGGCGGCGGCAACGCCAAGGGGCGCAGTACGGGGGTGTGCTGCTCGCCCAGTGGCAAGAGTGGCGTCGGCATCAAGGGCTTCGACTGCTCGGGGCTGACCCAGTACGCGTTCGCGCAAGTGGGGATCACGCTGCCCCGCGTCGCCTCCGCGCAGGCCGACCGGGGGCAGCGCATCACGTCCAAAGGCGCACTCAGGCCCGGTGACTTGGTCTTCTTTGGCTATGTGCCGGGCGTGGATTCGACGATCTATCACGTCGGCATCTATGTGGGGAATGGACAGATGGTCAACGCCGCCCGGCCTGGCACCAAGGTCCGCCTGGACCCCGTGGATGCCATGTTCGGCTTCGCGGGAGGGGCCAGAGTCCTATGACACCCAAGATGACCGGTTCACGGCCTGCTGCGCGTGGGCCGTGGCTGTTGCTGGCCTGCAGCCTGGCCCTGGCCGTCTGCGGATATCTCCTCCTGTTCGGCGGCCAGAGCACCGCTTCCTCCGACGTGGCCGCCGGATCGGCGCCGCACTCGCAGGAGCCACCGCAGCCGCGTCTTCCCAAGCAGCCTTCCCAGGACACCCCGGCGCCCCAGCCGTCCGTCTCGTCCACTCCCCCGCCGCCGCGTGGTGAGGGACGCGCAGCGGACCGGCAGGTTCAGCAGCTCTTGGAGAAGGCCTGGCCTGCGGACCTGCCGGCCGCGCAGGAGCGGCAGCTGCGTAAGAAGGGCGCGCTGTTGTTGTACGCGGACGCCACCGGCGTGGGACGTGACCGGTTCCCCGAGATCTTCGGCAGGCGTCCGGCACAGCAGGTGGCGCCCGCGTTCAGCCGCTTGCGTATCCAGGCCGCCATCGCCCGGCAAGACAAGGACGCCAAGACCAGCAGCGGGCGGGCGGTGGTGCATCTGGTGTGGGCCGCGGCCGACCGCGGGGGCACCTACACCGACGGCCGCATCAGCGACCTGTACTTCCACCGTCCGAGAGGAGGCGCACCGTGGACAGCTCTGCCCCTGAACCCCTCCTGAGCGCCCTTACCGCTTCCCTCATCCCCTCAGTCGCCCGGGATCTGGCGGCCGCACTGCTATGGGTGGCCGACCACTGGTATCTGCTCGCCGTGGTCCTGGCGGCCGCAGGCATCGGAGGGGAGTACCTGGTGCGCCACCTGGCCGCGAAGGCCTCCCAGGAACGCATGGCTCTGGAGTTCACCCCCGCCCCCCACTTCGACCCCAGTCACGAAGAGATCTTCCGCCGGGGAGTGGAACTGACGCGCGCCAGCACGTCGCTGCCCTGGTGGGCGCCGCGCCGCAGCAAGGCGGTACGGATCCGGCTGCGCTCCGATGGCCATGCCCCCTTCTCCTACCGGCTCGAAGGGCCCGCCGGGGCGGAGCGCCTGCTGACCACCACGCCGTTCGGTCCCAGCGTGCGCGTAGCCAAGGCCAAGGCCCTGCGGGACACGCCGCGGCCGCATGAGGTGCGCGCCGAGTTCATCCTGCGCGGCAACCCGGTCGCTTCCCTGAGGGAGGTGCCACTGCAGCCCGATCCGCTGCAGCCGCTGGTCGACGCGGTCGCCGACCTGCGTGCCGACCTGGGCGACCTCGCCGAAATCT containing:
- a CDS encoding ATP-binding protein, with product MRVPIRHIAGHLLWSTHGHVWALYRLHPGPDAEGRSQETVPGTYVPLSVRDELLGKITHLVRSLSGAPRLFGLCAQVDPAEIAWKMADGLEDEHSGDGLTPAARPWMEHLDAALDLLQGQEMHQRSWWLAVPLESEHQGVKAAGALWAEVADTFGMRAAPVTRAEVTSAREQAGQVEAQLAGGASYRPARPAEIVWMIQHAVHRGLAEPLLGEAALSDLYGGRVHGGVLHSPSYADLGQVRLEEGGIAPAEPAANEDQEDIGEARGRGAGRARWWKTRSASPLRRRWLQVESDGGIGYQAHLALAECPPAISLEAADLFAQLEVLDFPVDFTIDLTLVSAEKARAQVQRKKTELVDQADQYDARPTGMPASLPDAARDLGELDTRLSRTSVEVEVQAITALTVWGPTAQLCDARARALEKLLAGADYRAVRPAGMQADLFTLGLPGAVRAHRLKEFTQHQVSEDWALSGAFTHCEVGDPTGMLLGLDLDCGTTRPVLINIADVPKQDASASLGVVGDLGAGKSVMLKLISLSVVDRGGRAICIDRTPVREWASFAEAAAPGRCQIIDAARAALSIDPLRLFPGAEGRHYALSYLTLQLGIGPMTTSGEVLHHAIEQAGALPEPSMSGVIDVLRQMAAAEGGKRQDAAATLAGLLRLVEQNPLAAMVFDPCLPPVSLDGTGASDFIVITTTGLKLPPKQAFEHAEILHQQPLEALIGRAVLYLIAAIARQAAFSMPERFCAVALDELYWLTSSAEGTALVHEILHDGRKHGAGLIAGAHDAKELGPDRGLMAYRALARTTERERARRGLDFIGLDSTDSELVRMVTSGLSPVGHKDRAGEVLLTGPRQNTGRIKVTIPAVARISSHITTTPGRRPTTPTPGRPDLTKDAPAKGPQPAAAREEAL
- a CDS encoding C40 family peptidase, yielding MSPPRVRPQPRRRMKWGCLLTVLLAAASCAAPFASVLSASAQLANQEEETDIGFVEGGSAADIPPTMLAAYKKASQLIGRHVPKCRGMSWPILAGIAKVESHHAAGRTIAKNGDIHQPRILGVLLNGSGQGGNTTTFPDTDGGKWDGTATGERAVGPFQFLPSTWESNGRDANSDKERDPHNAFDAALGAAVYLCGNGRDLSKTSQLKAAIFQYNRSQEYVANVSNWIKQYRAAASGTAKGVDLGGVSGKAKKVLQAALAQRGTPYSWGGGNAKGRSTGVCCSPSGKSGVGIKGFDCSGLTQYAFAQVGITLPRVASAQADRGQRITSKGALRPGDLVFFGYVPGVDSTIYHVGIYVGNGQMVNAARPGTKVRLDPVDAMFGFAGGARVL